The following proteins come from a genomic window of Microbacterium lemovicicum:
- a CDS encoding ABC transporter substrate-binding protein — translation MKRSALAIGALACVTVLALSACAPRDEPNPQSSGEVALVDAQPAGTKPVDEVTWAIVEGEPATLNPAASANLIIPNLCDNLLSLQPDFSIQPGIATTAEFVDPTTFVITLRDDVTFWNGDPVTAEDVAYSLRQSTNPASQWYGAFALVDPDPATGITVTGPNEVTVRFVAPDSAFRDALAGQGSAVMQESFGAAAGGAVGTSDVGLMCTGPFELAPGGWKPGSEIETTANPDYWNGTPLVQKLTYSFVSDGPTLTTALTQGDIDGAINVAPSSRTTFEGDGAGTLTVGHSTASYSFGPATAEGPAADPAIRRALSMAIDRQQFLDTVVSGLGYPQKTIVPEFSFQSLDAAATYQAGYDALAAPAVNIEGAKKLVEESGEDVSRPLVLAVPAGARELQQTAAIIQSAGASIGLNITIDAMQASDFGALFYDPSRRDGVDFVATQGYLETPGVLGYPSLFMLPAAQGGVFNWSEYDNPEVTADLMAARTATDAQSAAESFVAAQEIFAPDMLQITLAGSYQLTYLNKELTGVTTSVAAYGSPWALHLGGK, via the coding sequence ATGAAGCGATCAGCACTCGCCATCGGAGCTCTCGCCTGCGTGACCGTTCTCGCGCTGAGCGCATGCGCACCCCGCGACGAACCGAACCCGCAGAGCAGCGGGGAGGTCGCGCTCGTGGACGCGCAGCCGGCCGGCACGAAGCCCGTGGACGAGGTCACATGGGCGATCGTGGAGGGGGAACCCGCCACGCTGAACCCCGCGGCCTCTGCGAACCTCATCATCCCGAATCTGTGCGACAACCTGCTCTCGCTTCAGCCGGACTTCTCCATCCAGCCGGGCATCGCCACGACCGCCGAGTTCGTCGACCCGACGACCTTCGTCATCACGCTGCGCGATGACGTCACGTTCTGGAACGGCGACCCCGTGACGGCCGAGGACGTCGCCTACAGCCTCCGCCAGAGCACGAACCCCGCCTCGCAGTGGTACGGAGCGTTCGCCCTGGTCGATCCCGATCCGGCCACCGGCATCACCGTGACGGGCCCGAACGAGGTCACGGTGCGCTTCGTCGCCCCGGACTCCGCGTTCCGCGACGCGCTGGCCGGTCAGGGGTCGGCGGTGATGCAGGAGTCGTTCGGCGCGGCGGCCGGCGGTGCGGTCGGGACCTCCGACGTCGGACTCATGTGCACCGGCCCGTTCGAACTCGCCCCGGGCGGCTGGAAGCCGGGGAGCGAGATCGAGACGACCGCCAACCCCGACTACTGGAACGGCACCCCCCTGGTGCAGAAGCTGACCTACAGTTTCGTCTCGGACGGGCCGACGCTCACCACCGCCCTCACGCAGGGTGACATCGACGGCGCGATCAACGTCGCTCCGAGCTCACGGACCACCTTCGAAGGCGACGGTGCGGGCACACTGACGGTGGGCCACTCGACGGCGTCGTACAGCTTCGGGCCCGCAACGGCCGAAGGCCCGGCGGCCGACCCCGCCATCCGTCGGGCATTGAGCATGGCCATCGACCGGCAGCAGTTCCTCGACACCGTCGTCAGCGGCCTGGGCTACCCCCAGAAGACGATCGTCCCCGAATTCTCCTTCCAATCGCTGGATGCCGCGGCCACCTACCAGGCAGGCTACGACGCGCTGGCGGCGCCGGCGGTCAACATCGAGGGTGCCAAGAAGCTGGTCGAGGAGAGCGGTGAGGATGTCAGCCGGCCGTTGGTCCTCGCGGTGCCGGCGGGAGCGCGCGAGCTGCAGCAGACGGCGGCCATCATCCAGAGCGCCGGCGCGTCCATCGGGCTGAACATCACGATCGACGCGATGCAGGCATCCGACTTCGGCGCACTGTTCTACGACCCCTCCCGACGAGACGGCGTCGACTTCGTGGCGACGCAGGGTTACCTCGAGACGCCGGGCGTGCTGGGATACCCGTCCCTCTTCATGCTCCCCGCCGCACAGGGAGGCGTCTTCAACTGGAGCGAGTACGACAACCCCGAGGTCACGGCCGATCTGATGGCCGCCCGCACCGCCACCGACGCCCAGAGCGCAGCCGAGAGCTTCGTCGCCGCGCAGGAGATCTTCGCGCCGGACATGCTGCAGATCACCCTCGCGGGGTCGTACCAGCTGACCTATCTCAACAAGGAGCTCACGGGTGTCACCACCTCGGTCGCCGCGTACGGCAGTCCGTGGGCTCTCCACCTCGGCGGCAAGTGA
- a CDS encoding ABC transporter permease: MFRMVAGRLGGLLLTLLLASIVIFSAVLVTGDPISTLAGGAKPTPELIAQIRADYRLDDPVWTRYWLWLTDALHGDFGRSFVYKTDVVSLIGPRFGVTLQLVLLTLAFILVFGVGSGILAATRGRVVDRTVSILTSLGMALPTFVVAILLIWLFAKTLGWFPVFGEGDGFVDRLWHLVLPSVSLAVLFVAYISRITRAALVAQLYSEHVETATVRGIPRGRVFRIHVFRNAAPQILAISGTTVAGLFAASAIAEVAFGIGGVGSLLVEAAARADLPVVQVLSLILVAIFVVLNAVADIIAALIDPSSVAGGVAA, from the coding sequence ATGTTCAGAATGGTCGCCGGCCGACTGGGAGGGTTGCTGCTCACGCTGCTGCTGGCCAGCATCGTGATCTTCTCGGCGGTGCTGGTGACGGGCGATCCGATCTCGACACTCGCGGGAGGCGCCAAGCCGACGCCGGAGCTGATCGCACAGATCCGCGCGGACTACCGGCTGGACGACCCCGTGTGGACGAGGTACTGGCTCTGGCTGACCGACGCGCTGCACGGCGACTTCGGGCGCTCCTTCGTCTACAAGACCGACGTGGTCTCGCTCATCGGCCCCCGGTTCGGCGTGACCCTCCAGCTCGTGCTGCTGACACTGGCGTTCATCCTCGTGTTCGGCGTGGGGTCGGGCATCCTCGCCGCGACGCGCGGACGCGTCGTGGACCGGACGGTGTCGATTCTGACGTCGCTCGGGATGGCCCTGCCCACCTTCGTCGTCGCGATCCTCCTCATCTGGCTCTTCGCCAAGACCCTCGGGTGGTTCCCCGTGTTCGGCGAGGGTGACGGTTTCGTCGACCGGCTGTGGCACCTCGTCCTGCCGTCCGTGTCGCTGGCGGTGCTGTTCGTCGCCTACATCAGCAGGATCACCCGGGCCGCATTGGTCGCGCAGCTCTACTCCGAGCACGTCGAGACGGCGACCGTCCGCGGGATCCCGCGTGGTCGCGTCTTCCGCATCCACGTCTTCCGCAACGCGGCACCCCAGATCCTGGCGATCTCCGGCACGACCGTCGCCGGCCTGTTCGCCGCGTCGGCGATCGCGGAGGTGGCCTTCGGGATCGGAGGGGTCGGGTCCTTGCTGGTGGAGGCCGCCGCGCGAGCGGATCTTCCCGTCGTGCAGGTGCTCTCCCTCATCCTCGTCGCGATCTTCGTGGTCCTCAACGCGGTCGCCGACATCATCGCGGCGCTCATCGACCCGTCGAGCGTGGCTGGCGGTGTCGCCGCATGA
- a CDS encoding ABC transporter permease translates to MSVAQIAGGATPAVARRAAKKDWLVAAAAVVLGLVVVGAVIGPWVAPYDPTQLYVGPVNGIAGLAHPFGTDDLGRDIFSRVLAGAGASVFAPAIVVAFSTLLGAAIAVVSAWFGGWVSAGIARLIDVIFAIPGLVVAVLAVAIFGKGIAAPVIALSIAYIPVVARLTRTAAARELGKPYMAALQVQGVSSMAIVFRHLVPALLPLVAAQMAIGFGYAMLDLSAISFLGLGQQPPAPDWGSMIANGQAGILAGAPEQSVFPAVLVVLTVLSVGVLGGKVAVWAEEKER, encoded by the coding sequence ATGAGCGTCGCGCAGATCGCCGGAGGGGCGACGCCGGCCGTCGCCCGGCGGGCGGCGAAGAAGGACTGGCTGGTGGCCGCGGCCGCTGTCGTCCTGGGCCTCGTGGTCGTGGGCGCCGTCATCGGGCCGTGGGTGGCGCCGTACGACCCCACCCAGCTCTACGTCGGTCCGGTGAACGGCATCGCCGGTCTCGCCCATCCCTTCGGGACCGATGATCTGGGCCGCGACATCTTCTCGCGCGTGCTGGCCGGCGCAGGAGCGAGTGTGTTCGCCCCCGCCATCGTCGTCGCGTTCTCGACGCTCCTCGGCGCGGCGATCGCGGTGGTGTCCGCCTGGTTCGGCGGCTGGGTGAGTGCCGGCATCGCCCGGCTGATCGACGTCATCTTCGCCATCCCCGGTCTGGTGGTCGCGGTGCTGGCGGTGGCGATCTTCGGCAAGGGGATCGCCGCGCCCGTCATCGCGCTCTCGATCGCCTACATCCCGGTCGTCGCCCGTCTCACGCGCACGGCGGCCGCCCGCGAGCTCGGCAAGCCGTACATGGCCGCACTGCAGGTGCAGGGGGTGAGCAGCATGGCCATCGTCTTCCGCCATCTGGTTCCCGCCCTGCTTCCGCTCGTCGCCGCGCAGATGGCGATCGGCTTCGGGTACGCGATGCTCGACCTCTCGGCGATCTCCTTCCTCGGCCTCGGGCAGCAGCCACCGGCGCCGGACTGGGGGTCGATGATCGCCAACGGACAAGCCGGCATCCTCGCCGGCGCTCCCGAGCAGTCCGTCTTCCCCGCGGTGCTCGTGGTGCTCACGGTGCTGTCCGTGGGCGTCCTGGGGGGCAAGGTCGCCGTCTGGGCCGAGGAGAAGGAACGATGA
- the nikE gene encoding nickel ABC transporter ATP-binding protein NikE: MTAVLQIEGLDVFAPAPGGPRQLVFGSSLSAGRGESVGLVGESGSGKTLTVRAIAGLLPEGFTVDGSIRVDGQDLSDLDPRSLRDVRARRIGMIFQTPRAHLNPLRSIGDFMTEALVSVGGARQADAERRARELLDEVGITDPGRRMRQHPAELSGGLLQRVMIAATLAMDPRILLADEITTALDVTTQEEVMAVIADLRTHRELALLFITHDLALAGAVCDRVNVMQHGRIVETLAAGSMRQDATHEYTRTLMSAALDEAVPVDARQDNAEPILRIEDLRKRYRVRAAGGGTEILQAVDGVTLEVAPGGSLGIVGESGSGKSTTARILVGLERADSGIIHVAGEDWSRPARRGCERRSRAKIAQMVFQDPYQSLDRRQTVRQCLTEAVRVHRPNDAKGIVAARVDELMTQVRLDPRLADTRPRSLSGGQRQRVAIARALAADPLLLVLDEAVSALDVTTRVEILTLLDDIRRDTGVALLMITHDLTVIRRLCDRVIVMRRGTVEESGSAEDILDDPRAEYTRMLLDSIPREGWSPRRRGLGRTQALPTIIDDAPAP; this comes from the coding sequence ATGACCGCCGTCCTGCAGATCGAAGGCCTCGACGTGTTCGCGCCTGCCCCTGGTGGACCCCGTCAGCTGGTGTTCGGCAGCTCGCTGTCGGCCGGCCGCGGCGAGTCCGTCGGACTCGTCGGCGAGTCCGGATCGGGCAAGACGCTCACCGTCCGCGCGATCGCCGGCCTGCTGCCCGAGGGTTTCACCGTCGACGGGTCGATCCGCGTCGACGGACAGGACCTGTCGGATCTGGACCCGCGGAGCCTTCGTGACGTGCGCGCGCGCCGCATCGGCATGATCTTCCAGACCCCCCGCGCACACCTCAACCCCCTCCGCTCGATCGGCGACTTCATGACCGAGGCGCTCGTGAGCGTCGGCGGAGCGCGGCAGGCCGATGCCGAGCGGCGCGCGCGGGAGCTGCTGGATGAGGTCGGCATCACCGACCCGGGGCGACGGATGCGCCAGCATCCCGCGGAGCTGTCCGGCGGCCTCCTCCAGCGGGTCATGATCGCCGCGACTCTGGCGATGGACCCGCGCATCCTGCTGGCCGACGAGATCACCACCGCACTCGACGTGACGACGCAGGAGGAGGTCATGGCCGTGATCGCCGACCTGCGCACGCATCGCGAGTTGGCTCTGCTGTTCATCACGCACGACCTCGCCCTCGCCGGAGCGGTGTGCGACCGGGTCAACGTCATGCAGCACGGCCGCATCGTCGAGACGCTGGCGGCCGGCTCCATGCGGCAGGACGCGACCCACGAGTACACGCGCACCCTGATGTCGGCGGCACTGGACGAGGCGGTCCCCGTCGACGCACGTCAGGACAACGCCGAGCCCATCCTCCGCATCGAAGACCTGCGCAAGCGCTATCGCGTGCGCGCGGCCGGCGGCGGCACGGAGATCCTGCAGGCCGTCGACGGCGTCACGCTCGAGGTCGCGCCCGGCGGGTCGCTCGGCATCGTCGGGGAATCGGGATCGGGGAAGTCGACCACCGCGCGCATCCTCGTCGGGCTCGAACGCGCCGACTCGGGCATCATCCACGTGGCCGGGGAGGACTGGAGTCGCCCGGCCCGGCGCGGATGCGAGCGACGGTCCCGCGCGAAGATCGCACAGATGGTCTTCCAGGATCCATACCAGTCGCTCGACCGGCGTCAGACGGTCCGCCAATGCCTCACCGAGGCCGTGCGGGTGCACCGCCCGAACGACGCGAAAGGCATCGTCGCCGCGCGAGTGGACGAACTCATGACGCAGGTGCGGCTGGATCCGCGCCTCGCGGACACCCGGCCCCGATCGCTGTCCGGCGGGCAGCGCCAGCGCGTCGCCATCGCCCGCGCCCTCGCGGCGGACCCGCTGCTGCTGGTGCTGGACGAAGCGGTCTCGGCGCTGGACGTCACGACGCGGGTGGAGATCCTCACCCTTCTCGACGACATCCGTCGCGACACCGGCGTGGCACTGCTGATGATCACGCACGACCTCACCGTCATCCGCCGGCTGTGCGATCGGGTGATCGTGATGCGCCGGGGCACGGTGGAGGAATCCGGCTCCGCGGAGGACATCCTCGACGATCCCCGCGCCGAATACACCAGGATGCTGCTGGACTCGATCCCCCGCGAAGGCTGGTCGCCACGCCGTCGCGGACTCGGGCGCACGCAGGCACTCCCGACGATCATCGACGACGCCCCCGCGCCCTGA
- a CDS encoding DUF3237 domain-containing protein, producing MTPAFEYCFELRCTVEEALRLGGETPGEGLHFAKVSGGDVSGPRLSGRVLDSGGDWWRGRGLTVHLDARYVIEAHLPDGTAGIEVVNRGIWRTDPATFERMLAGEPVGEEELYYRTAFEFRTEHPAVQWLTESQFVGYARAEPGVVVIRVFRLV from the coding sequence ATGACTCCGGCATTCGAGTACTGCTTCGAGCTCCGCTGCACCGTCGAGGAGGCTCTGCGTCTCGGCGGGGAGACCCCGGGTGAAGGACTCCACTTCGCCAAGGTGTCCGGCGGCGACGTCAGCGGCCCACGCCTGAGCGGTCGCGTGCTCGACAGCGGCGGCGACTGGTGGCGTGGTCGCGGGCTGACCGTCCACCTGGACGCGCGTTATGTCATCGAGGCGCACCTCCCCGACGGGACGGCCGGCATCGAGGTGGTGAATCGGGGCATCTGGCGCACCGACCCGGCGACATTCGAGCGGATGCTGGCGGGCGAGCCCGTCGGCGAGGAGGAGCTCTACTACCGCACGGCGTTCGAGTTCCGGACCGAGCACCCCGCCGTGCAGTGGCTGACTGAGTCGCAGTTCGTCGGGTACGCGCGGGCGGAGCCGGGCGTGGTCGTCATCCGCGTCTTCCGGCTCGTGTGA
- a CDS encoding amidohydrolase: MPEHADLVVTGGRVFDGRVRTDSTAVAVTGGRIVRVGSDDDVHALTGPRTRIVDAGGALIHPGFVDAHVHAVFAGVERLSLDLTGARTVEETLEQIRIGAERSDAAWLTGGGWDHDLFPHPTRHQLDAIVPDRPVALSDAGHHTLWVNTRALELAGVDRSTPQPHNGEIHLDAAGDPSGYLNETAAELVGRVIPASTPQEMVAGLLNAQDHLWSLGVTGWHEAILGEYNGKADGTPAYLRAIADGTLSSLASGALWIAPGLRLEDVPDLVDRFVAARERNGDAGFDTSTAKAMIDGVPHGETAALLEPYCSHAEDGFSGELHFDEATISAFVSRLDAAGFALHLHIMGDRGIRVALDAIEEARAVNGSGPRHHIAHLSMVQPEDARRFGPLGVTANIQGLWAAPDPFLASMIGEERMQTGYPFRTMADGGAELAMGSDWPVSPADPWLAIHVAVNRWAPAPPGHSPAPAGVEPPTLDAEHQSLTLAQALGAYTSGSSALVLGRSGRLCVGERADLVVATADPFDLPLSQIAAVRSRVTVVAGDVVHEM, translated from the coding sequence ATGCCAGAACACGCAGACCTCGTCGTCACCGGCGGCCGCGTCTTCGACGGGCGCGTGCGCACCGATTCCACGGCCGTCGCCGTCACCGGGGGGCGCATCGTCCGTGTGGGCTCCGACGACGACGTGCACGCGCTCACGGGACCCCGCACGCGCATCGTCGACGCCGGCGGCGCACTCATCCACCCCGGCTTCGTCGACGCGCATGTCCACGCCGTCTTCGCCGGCGTGGAGCGCCTGAGCCTGGACCTCACCGGCGCGCGGACCGTCGAAGAGACTCTGGAGCAGATCCGGATCGGAGCGGAGCGCAGCGACGCCGCCTGGCTCACAGGGGGCGGCTGGGACCACGACCTGTTCCCGCACCCCACCCGGCACCAGCTCGACGCGATCGTGCCCGATCGCCCCGTCGCACTCAGTGACGCGGGACACCACACGCTGTGGGTCAACACGCGGGCGCTCGAGCTCGCCGGCGTCGACCGCTCCACTCCCCAGCCGCACAACGGCGAGATCCACCTGGACGCCGCCGGGGATCCGTCCGGCTACCTGAACGAGACGGCGGCGGAGCTCGTCGGACGGGTGATCCCCGCGTCGACGCCGCAGGAGATGGTGGCGGGGCTGCTGAACGCTCAGGATCACCTGTGGTCACTCGGCGTGACCGGATGGCATGAGGCGATCCTCGGCGAGTACAACGGCAAGGCGGACGGCACTCCGGCCTACCTCCGGGCGATCGCCGACGGCACGCTGAGCAGCCTGGCATCCGGGGCGCTGTGGATCGCGCCCGGTCTGCGGCTCGAGGACGTCCCCGACCTGGTCGACCGCTTCGTCGCAGCGCGCGAGCGCAACGGCGACGCCGGCTTCGACACCTCCACGGCCAAGGCGATGATCGACGGCGTCCCGCACGGCGAGACCGCTGCGCTGCTCGAGCCCTACTGCAGCCATGCCGAGGACGGCTTCTCCGGTGAGCTCCACTTCGACGAGGCGACGATCTCGGCGTTCGTCTCCCGACTGGACGCCGCCGGGTTCGCGCTGCACCTGCACATCATGGGCGACCGCGGCATCCGCGTCGCCCTCGACGCCATCGAGGAGGCCCGCGCCGTCAACGGCTCCGGACCCCGCCACCACATCGCGCATCTCTCGATGGTGCAGCCCGAGGATGCCCGCCGCTTCGGCCCGCTCGGCGTCACGGCGAACATCCAGGGCCTGTGGGCCGCGCCCGACCCCTTCCTGGCGTCGATGATCGGGGAGGAGCGGATGCAGACCGGCTACCCGTTCCGGACGATGGCGGACGGCGGTGCCGAGCTCGCGATGGGATCGGACTGGCCGGTGTCCCCCGCCGACCCGTGGCTGGCGATCCACGTCGCCGTGAACCGCTGGGCGCCCGCGCCCCCCGGACATTCCCCCGCGCCGGCCGGTGTCGAGCCGCCGACTCTCGACGCGGAGCACCAGTCCCTCACCCTCGCGCAGGCGCTCGGCGCCTATACGAGCGGGTCGAGCGCGCTCGTGCTGGGACGATCCGGACGACTCTGCGTGGGCGAGCGCGCCGACCTCGTCGTGGCGACGGCCGATCCGTTCGACCTGCCCCTGTCGCAGATCGCGGCCGTCCGATCGCGGGTGACCGTCGTAGCCGGAGACGTCGTCCACGAGATGTGA
- a CDS encoding CoA-acylating methylmalonate-semialdehyde dehydrogenase: MSESAVPLLPHWIDGAERPSTSGRTAPVYNPATGVVRGEVGLADDAEVAEAIASAERGFSVWSGYSIAKRQTVLFAFREILHSRKGDLAGIITAEHGKVVSDALGEILRGQEVVELATGFPHLIKGAYSENASSGIDVYTLKQPLGVVGIISPFNFPVMVPLWFAPIAIAAGNAVILKPSEKDPSAAVWMAAAWKEAGLPDGVFTVLQGDKLAVDGLLTSPAVQSISFVGSTPIAQYIYETASRHGKRVQALGGAKNHMLVLPDADLDLVADQAVNAGYGAAGERCMAISVVLAVEPVADELISRITDRIARLRIGDGAGGVDGEPDMGPLITDAHREKVSTYVDIAEQDGATIVVDGRGFTVPGNEDGFFFGPTLIDGIPTTSRAYTEEIFGPVLSVVRVQTYEEGLALINSGEFGNGTAIFTNDGGAARRFQNEVQVGMIGINVPIPVPVAYHSFGGWKKSLFGDAKAYGVHGFDFFTREKAITSRWLDPASHGGINLGFPQNS; the protein is encoded by the coding sequence ATGAGCGAATCAGCCGTACCCCTCCTCCCGCATTGGATCGACGGCGCCGAGCGCCCGTCGACGTCCGGGCGCACGGCGCCCGTCTACAACCCGGCGACCGGAGTCGTACGGGGGGAGGTCGGGCTGGCCGACGACGCGGAGGTCGCCGAGGCGATCGCGTCGGCGGAACGCGGCTTCTCCGTCTGGAGCGGGTACTCGATCGCGAAGCGGCAGACCGTCTTGTTCGCGTTCCGGGAGATCCTCCACTCCCGCAAGGGCGACCTGGCCGGGATCATCACGGCCGAGCACGGCAAGGTCGTCTCCGACGCCCTCGGTGAGATCCTCCGCGGCCAGGAGGTCGTGGAACTGGCGACCGGCTTCCCGCACCTGATCAAGGGCGCCTACTCGGAGAACGCGTCAAGCGGCATCGACGTCTACACGCTCAAGCAGCCGCTCGGCGTCGTCGGCATCATCTCGCCGTTCAACTTCCCCGTGATGGTGCCGCTGTGGTTCGCCCCCATCGCGATCGCCGCCGGCAACGCCGTCATCCTCAAGCCGTCCGAGAAGGATCCCTCGGCGGCCGTGTGGATGGCCGCGGCGTGGAAGGAGGCGGGTCTTCCCGACGGTGTCTTCACCGTGCTCCAGGGCGACAAGCTCGCCGTCGACGGACTGCTCACGAGCCCGGCCGTCCAGTCGATCTCATTCGTGGGATCGACCCCCATCGCTCAGTACATCTACGAGACCGCCTCCCGTCACGGGAAGCGGGTGCAGGCGCTCGGCGGGGCGAAGAACCACATGCTGGTCCTTCCCGACGCCGACCTCGATCTCGTCGCCGACCAGGCGGTGAACGCCGGCTACGGCGCCGCCGGCGAGCGATGCATGGCGATCTCCGTGGTCCTCGCCGTCGAGCCCGTCGCCGACGAGCTGATCAGCAGGATCACCGACCGCATCGCGCGGCTGCGCATCGGCGACGGAGCCGGCGGCGTCGACGGCGAGCCCGACATGGGCCCGCTCATCACCGACGCGCACCGCGAGAAGGTGTCGACATACGTCGACATCGCGGAGCAGGACGGCGCCACCATCGTCGTCGACGGTCGGGGATTCACTGTCCCGGGCAACGAGGACGGCTTCTTCTTCGGGCCGACCCTCATCGACGGCATCCCCACCACGTCCCGTGCCTACACGGAGGAGATCTTCGGCCCCGTCCTCTCCGTCGTCCGCGTGCAGACCTACGAGGAAGGGCTCGCGCTCATCAACAGCGGCGAGTTCGGCAACGGCACCGCCATCTTCACCAACGACGGGGGCGCCGCCCGGCGTTTCCAGAACGAGGTGCAGGTCGGCATGATCGGCATCAACGTGCCGATCCCGGTGCCGGTCGCTTACCACTCCTTCGGCGGCTGGAAGAAGTCGCTCTTCGGAGACGCGAAGGCGTACGGCGTCCACGGGTTCGACTTCTTCACCCGCGAGAAGGCGATCACGAGCCGCTGGCTCGACCCTGCCTCGCACGGCGGCATCAACCTGGGATTCCCTCAGAACAGCTGA
- a CDS encoding PucR family transcriptional regulator, translating to MPTTLRSLLEVDAFDLRPAVPLDETMLDRTIAWAHSSDLADPTPWLEPGQLLLTDGAQFIGGRDTAEAAAYVRRLVDLGAAGLGFAVDVIHAAVPPDVVEACTQQGLPLLVVPRATPFLGIIRHIADVAAADRSARLSWSLESQKAVARAAVRDNGLREILRTLSQRLETWVALYGATGEPVRIPGLTSVPGGRSATVDREVRRLLDRGLPASLRTLEEPLATLQTIGQASRLRGVLAVGSATRLGAAESDLVEAVIALASIALEQQRALGHARRRIRSGVLELALADRTAEARRAAKALGAALPETPFLVGMVRDVHAAPSLLEEFEVQSGTRGRAAFFAERGDEVVLLMSPASVPTTTATLKRHGLTLGVSTPVGWSELAQGVREAARAAQTETETGVVRFEDVAAAGILGALRAGGGEELATHLHRRLGELGDVERARLLENARVWLDANTAWDPAARRLGIHRHTLRARIDELGALIGLDLSTFAGRAELWAALQFADATDELSPGADGPRQLF from the coding sequence ATGCCGACGACGCTCAGATCCCTTCTCGAGGTCGATGCCTTCGACCTCCGACCGGCCGTGCCCCTCGACGAGACGATGCTCGATCGGACAATCGCCTGGGCGCACAGCTCGGATCTCGCCGATCCGACCCCCTGGCTCGAACCGGGGCAACTGCTGCTGACCGACGGAGCGCAATTCATCGGAGGCCGGGACACGGCGGAGGCCGCAGCATACGTGCGTCGGCTGGTGGACCTGGGTGCCGCGGGCCTCGGATTCGCCGTCGACGTCATCCATGCGGCGGTGCCGCCGGACGTGGTCGAGGCATGCACGCAGCAGGGGCTGCCGCTGCTCGTCGTGCCCCGCGCAACCCCGTTCCTCGGCATCATCCGGCACATCGCGGATGTCGCTGCGGCTGACCGCAGCGCCCGGCTGTCGTGGTCCCTCGAATCGCAGAAGGCCGTCGCGCGCGCTGCCGTGCGTGACAACGGTCTGCGTGAGATCCTCCGCACCCTGTCTCAGCGGCTCGAGACATGGGTCGCGCTCTACGGCGCGACGGGCGAACCGGTGCGCATCCCCGGCCTGACCTCCGTGCCCGGTGGGCGGTCCGCAACCGTCGACAGGGAGGTGCGGCGGCTTCTGGACCGCGGCCTGCCGGCGAGTCTCCGCACTCTCGAGGAGCCCCTGGCGACGCTGCAGACGATCGGCCAGGCGAGTCGCCTGCGCGGTGTCCTCGCCGTCGGCAGCGCTACGCGGCTCGGGGCCGCGGAAAGTGATCTGGTGGAGGCGGTCATCGCTCTGGCGAGCATCGCCCTCGAGCAGCAGCGGGCACTCGGTCATGCGCGCCGCCGCATCCGGAGTGGCGTGCTCGAGCTGGCCCTCGCGGATCGGACCGCCGAAGCCCGCCGCGCGGCGAAGGCGCTCGGAGCAGCTCTCCCGGAGACGCCGTTCCTCGTCGGCATGGTGCGTGACGTGCACGCCGCCCCGTCCCTGTTGGAGGAGTTCGAGGTGCAGAGCGGCACGAGAGGCCGTGCGGCTTTCTTCGCCGAGCGGGGGGACGAGGTCGTCCTGCTGATGTCACCGGCCTCCGTGCCGACGACGACGGCGACCCTGAAGCGTCACGGCCTGACGCTGGGCGTGTCCACTCCGGTCGGGTGGTCGGAGCTCGCACAGGGCGTGCGCGAGGCCGCCCGCGCCGCGCAGACGGAGACGGAGACCGGAGTGGTGCGCTTCGAGGACGTCGCCGCCGCGGGGATCCTCGGTGCGCTTCGCGCCGGTGGGGGAGAGGAGCTCGCCACCCATCTTCATCGCCGGCTGGGCGAGCTCGGCGACGTCGAGCGCGCGCGGCTCCTCGAAAATGCTCGCGTCTGGCTCGACGCGAACACAGCGTGGGATCCGGCGGCGCGGCGCCTCGGCATCCACCGTCACACGCTCCGCGCGCGCATCGACGAACTCGGAGCCCTGATCGGTCTCGACCTGTCGACGTTCGCCGGACGGGCGGAGCTGTGGGCCGCTCTGCAGTTCGCCGATGCGACCGACGAGCTGTCGCCGGGAGCAGACGGCCCCCGTCAGCTGTTCTGA